The proteins below come from a single Micromonospora citrea genomic window:
- a CDS encoding CapA family protein, with amino-acid sequence MSVAVVLLVVALASGCDAPETKSTGEPPSPSATTPGPRTTLTVVAAGDLLVHPALSEQAAADARRAGRDGHDFTQVLAAVRARVSAADLAICHMETPLAEPTGPFTGWPNFSVPPELADAAAWAGFDTCSTASNHSLDSGVEGIARTLDNLDRVGLRHTGTARTEAEARRPTILDVGGVKVGQLSYTLSFNGIPLPAQRPWAANLIDEDAILAEARRARDAGAEIVILSMHWGTEYQHEPNADQVDLAHRLLASPDVDLIVGHHVHVVQPFEKIGAKWVAYGMGNLTTRFGDGSPEKTQDAVLPEFTFTRTSTGRWEVTGVTVLPTWMEYRPMARVVDLTAALSDPRLPAARRAHYAAIVRRINGYIDLRGAFSTGLRMSQ; translated from the coding sequence ATGTCGGTTGCGGTCGTGCTTCTGGTCGTCGCGTTGGCGTCCGGTTGCGACGCGCCGGAGACGAAGTCGACCGGCGAGCCGCCCAGCCCGTCCGCCACCACCCCCGGCCCCCGAACCACACTCACCGTGGTGGCGGCCGGTGACCTGCTCGTGCACCCCGCGCTCAGCGAGCAGGCCGCTGCCGACGCCCGCCGGGCAGGACGTGACGGCCACGACTTCACCCAGGTGCTCGCCGCGGTCCGCGCCCGGGTGAGCGCCGCCGATCTGGCCATCTGCCACATGGAGACCCCGCTGGCCGAGCCCACCGGCCCGTTCACCGGCTGGCCGAACTTCAGCGTGCCTCCCGAGCTGGCCGACGCCGCCGCCTGGGCCGGTTTCGACACCTGTTCCACGGCCTCCAACCACTCCCTGGACAGCGGGGTGGAGGGCATCGCCCGCACGCTCGACAACCTCGACCGGGTGGGCCTGCGGCACACGGGCACGGCGCGCACCGAGGCCGAGGCCCGACGCCCCACCATCCTGGACGTGGGCGGCGTCAAGGTCGGTCAACTCTCGTACACCCTGAGCTTCAACGGCATACCACTGCCCGCGCAGAGACCGTGGGCGGCCAACCTGATCGACGAGGACGCCATCCTCGCCGAGGCACGGCGGGCGCGCGACGCCGGCGCGGAGATCGTCATCCTGTCGATGCACTGGGGTACGGAGTACCAGCACGAACCGAACGCCGACCAGGTCGACCTGGCACACCGGTTGCTGGCCTCGCCCGACGTGGACCTGATCGTCGGCCACCACGTGCACGTGGTGCAGCCCTTCGAGAAGATCGGCGCCAAGTGGGTCGCCTACGGCATGGGCAACCTGACCACCCGGTTCGGTGACGGCTCCCCGGAGAAGACGCAGGACGCGGTCCTGCCCGAGTTCACCTTCACCCGCACCTCGACCGGCAGGTGGGAGGTCACCGGCGTGACCGTGCTGCCCACCTGGATGGAATACCGGCCGATGGCCCGCGTGGTCGACCTGACCGCCGCTCTGAGCGACCCGCGGCTGCCCGCCGCCCGCCGCGCGCACTACGCCGCGATCGTCAGGCGGATCAACGGATACATCGACCTGCGGGGCGCCTTCTCCACCGGGCTGCGGATGTCGCAGTGA